GTGGCCGCGCCCTGGGTCAGGGAGTAACTCCCCTTCGCTATGGGCCCGGTGACATAGCTCTGGAAGGAGGACTTGATGCCCCAGTCGAGCCGGCCGCCCTGCACGGCGCGGTCCGCCGCCTGGGCGGCGGGGGCCTGGAGCAGGGCGGTCAGCAGGGCCGCGGCGAGCACGGCGAGGGCGGTGCTCGCCGCGCTGAGAACGGTGCGCGGGGAGCGCGCGGGCATGGGCATGGAAATGTCCTCCGGATCCACAGCCGGTAGCGAACAAAGGTAAGGCTAACCTAAGCTCAACGTGCCGGAGATCGGCACTCCCCGAGAGGAACGGACGGACCGCACCGTGCGACGCTTGCGCACACACCTGGCGGGAGCACTGCTGTCGGTGCTCGCGCTCACCCTGACCGCCACCGGCTGCGCCGGCACGGCGGGCGCCTCCGGCACCGGCGGCACCGGCGGCGCCACCGGCCCGGCCGGCGCCGTCGACGACCGGGTCGAACCGCTGACCGGCGTCGCCGCGCCCCGGCTGCCCGTCACCGTCGACTCCGCCGACGGACGGAAGGTGACGGTGACCGGGGCCCGGCGGATCGTGCCGCTGTCCGGCAGCCTCAGCGAGATCGTGTTCACGCTGGGGCTCGGCGGGCGGGTCGTGGCCCGCGACATCACCGCCACCTTCGCGCAGGCCCGGAAGCTGCCGGTGGTGACCCGCAATCACGACGTGTCCGCCGAGAGCGTCCTCTCGCTCCACCCCGACCTGGTGGTGGCCGAGGAGACGTCGGGCCCGGCCGAGGCCATGGACCAGATCCGCGCCGCGGGCGTCCCGGTGCTCGTGGTGAAGCCCGCCGCCGGGCTCGCGGACGTGGGGCCGCGCATCCACGCGGTCGCCGCCGCGCTCGGCGTCCCGGACGCGGGCGAGCGCCTGACCCGGCGGGCGCAGGACCGGATCGAGGCGGTGCGCGGGTCGATCCCCGCGCACGCCGACCGGCCGCGCGTCGCGTTCCTCTATCTGCGCGGCTCGGCCGCCGTCTACCTCATCGGCGGTGCGAAGTCGGGCGCGACCTCGCTGATCGAGGCGGCCGGGGGGATCGACGCGGGCGCCGCCTCGGGCCTGGACAAGGACTTCACCGCCATCACCACCGAGGCGCTGGCGAAGGCCGCGCCGGACGCGATCCTCGTCATGAGCAAGGGACTCGCGTCCGTGGGCGGCGTCGACGGCCTGGTGAGGATCCCGGGCGTGGCCCAGACCCCGGCCGGGATGAAGCGGCGCGTCGTGTCCGTGGAGGACGGTGTGCTGCTCAACTACGGCCCGCGCACCGACCAGGTGCTGCGCTCGATCGTCGGCCAGCTCTACGGCGACGGGGAGAGGCGATGAGCGCGCCCGCCCTCGACGGCACGGCCGAGGAGCACGGGAAGTCACCATCGCCCTCTGAGAAAAGGGACTTGGCGGAACCCGGTGCCGGGCGGCGGGGCAGGCCCTGGCTCCTGACGGCCGGTCTGCTGGCCGCGCTGCTCGTGCTGGTGCCGGTCGCCGCCGGTCTCGGCGCGTACCCCATCCCGCTCGGCGACGTGCTGTCCTCCGTGCTGCACCGGGCCGGGCTCGGCGGCTCCGGGCTCGACCGGGTGGCCGAGTCGGTGCTGTGGAACGTGCGGTTCCCGCGCATCGTGCTGGCCCTGCTGGTCGGTGCCTCGCTGGGCTGCGCGGGCGCCCTGATGCAGGGCGTGTTCGGCAATCCGCTGGCCGAACCGGGCGTCATCGGCGTCTCCTCGGGCGCCGCGGTCGGCGCGGTGGCCTCGATCGCCCTGGGGATCGGCTTCCTCGGCACCTGGACGGTGCCGGTGTTCGCGTTCGCCGGGGGCCTGGGCACGGCCTCGCTGGTGTACGTGATGGCGCGCTCGGGCGGCCGTACGGAAGTGGTGACGCTGATCCTCACCGGGATCGCGGTGAACGCCTTCGCGGGCGCGCTGATCGGCCTCTTCCTGTTCTTCGCGGACAGCGCCGCGGTCAGCCAGATCACCTTCTGGCAGCTCGGCTCGCTCGCCCAGGCCACCTGGCCCAAGGTGCTGGCCGTACTGCCGTGCGCAGCGCTCGGGCTCGGCCTCGCGCCGCTGTACTCGCGCCGGCTGGACCTGCTGGCGCTCGGCGAACGCCCGGCCCGGCACCTGGGTGTGGACGTGGAGCGGCTGCGGATCGTGCTGGTGCTGGTGATCGCCCTGCTGACCGCCGCGGCGGTCAGCGTCTCCGGGATCATCGGCTTCGTCGGCCTGGTGGTGCCGCATCTGCTGCGGATGGCCGCGGGGCCGGGGCACCGGTTCCTGGTGCCGGGCAGCGCCCTGCTGGGCGCGCTGGTCCTGCTCGCCGCCGACCTCGCGGCGCGCACCGTGGCCGCACCCGCCGAACTCCCGCTCGGCGTACTCACCGCACTGCTCGGCAGCCCGTTCTTCTTCTGGCTGCTGCGCCGCACCCGACGCAGGCAAGGAGGCTGGGCGTGAAGGCGGTCCGAGGATCCGTGAAGCGGCTGCGCGGGCGGCCCCGGCCGCCGGAGCGGCCGCGCGCCGGGCAGGTGCTCGCCGAGGCGGAGGGGCTGCGGGTGCGCCTGGGCGCCCGGGAGGTGCTGCGCGGGGTGGACGTGCGCGTACGGGCCGGTGAGGTGCTGGCCCTGGTCGGGCCCAACGGGGCGGGCAAGTCGACCCTGTTGGGCGCGCTCGCCGCCGATCTCCCGGCCGCCGCCGGTGTCGTACGGGTGCACGGGCGTCCGGTACGGGAGTGGTCGGCGCCCGAACTCGCGCTGCGCCGGGCCGTGCTGCCCCAGTCGGCGGAGCTGTCCTTCCCGTTCCCGGTGGCGGAGGTGGTGCGCATGGGCCGCGCGCCGCACCCCGCCTCCCCGGCCGAGGACGAGGCGGCCGTGGCCGCGGCGATGGCCGCCACCGAGGTGAGCGCGTTCGCCGGGCGGCCCTTCCCGGCGCTCAGCGGGGGCGAGCGGGCGCGGGTCGCGTTCGCCCGGGTGCTGGCCCAGCACGCCCCGCTGCTGCTGCTCGACGAGCCGACCGCCGCGCTGGACCTGCGCCACCAGGAACTGGTGCTGCGGCTGTGCCGGGAGCGGGCCGCCGCCGGGGACGCGGTGGTCGTGGTCCTGCACGACCTGGGGCTCGCCGCCGCCTACGCGCACCGGGTCGCGGTGCTGGCCGCCGGGCGGGTCGCCGCCGACGGGCCGCCCGGCGAGATCTTCACCGGGGAACTGCTCTCCCGGGTCTACGACCAGCCCGTCGAGGTGCTGCCGCACCCGCGCACGGGCGCGGTCCTGGTGACCCCGAGACGGCACCTTTGACGCACCTGTGGCCGGTTCTTTGCACCGCCTTTGACAGGCCGCGACCGGCCCGTGTCCTTGTCCCGCGCGTGAGAGCTGAATCACGGCACGCGCGGGTAACAAGCAGGGAGGTGTCGGTTAAGTTAGGCAAGCCTCACCAACAACTGTGAGGGCCGTCACGCCCAGTTCCAGTCATCCGGGAGTCCCTGCATGAGAGCCGTCCGACGCTCCGTCGTCACCGCCGCCGCCGCCGCGGTCGCCCTGACCGCCGTGACGGCCTGCACCTCCAAGAGCGACGCCGCGGACGGCGACGCGATCCAGGTGACGGCGGCCGACTCCACGTGCGACACCTCGGCCAAGACCGTACCGGCCGGACAGGTCACCCTCAAGATAGAGAACAAGGGCTCGCGGGCCACCGAGGTGGAGATCCTCTTCCCCGACGACCGGATCGTCTCCGAGAAGGAGAACATCGGCCCCGGCACCAAGTACACGCTGACCGCCGAGGTCAAGGCGGGCTCCTACGAGATCGCCTGCCGGCCGGGCATGAAGGGCCACGGCGTCCGCCAGAAGCTCACCGTCACCGGCAAGGGCGCCGCCGCGCAGCGCAACCCCGAGCTGGACAAGCCGGTCGCCGAGTACCGCCAGTACGCGCAGGACCAGGCCGACGCCACCGTGCCGCTCGCCGAGGTCTTCGCCAAGGCGATCAAGGCCGGTGACCTGGAGGCCGCCAAGAAGGCGTACGCGCCCTCCCGCATCGGCTGGGAGCGCACCGAGCCGGTCGCCGAGTCCTTCGGGGACATCGACCCGAAGACCGACACCCGCGCCGACGGCCTGGAGCAGGGCCAGAAGTGGACCGGCTGGCACCGCCTGGAGAAGGCGCTGTGGCAGGACAAGAAGATCGGCGCCGAGGAGAAGACCCTCGCCGACCAGCTCGTCACCGACCTGAAGGACTGGCAGCAGCGGGTCGGCAAGGCGGAGATCACCCCCACCTCCATGGCCAACGGTGCCAAGGAGCTCCTCGACGAGGTCGCCACCGGCAAGGTCACCGGCGAGGAGGACCGCTACTCGCACACCGACCTGGTCGACTTCAAGGCCAACGTCGAGGGCGCGCAGAAGGCGTACGAACTCCTCGAGCCGGTCGCGCGGAAGAACGACGCCGCCCTCACCGGCGAACTCGACAAGCAGTTCGCGGCCCTGGACACCGTCCTGGACAAGTACCGCAAGGACAAGACGTCCTACGACTTCGTCTCCTACGACACGGTCGGCAAGGAGCAGCGCAAGGAGCTGTCGGACGCGGTGAACGCGCTCGCCGAGCCGCTGTCCAAGCTCGCCGCCGCAGTGGTGAAGTAGGGGACGGGACCATGGCCGAGGAGCAGGAACGACGTCCCGCGCCCTCCCGCCGCGCGCTGATCGGCTGGGGCGGTGCCGGGCTCGCGCTCGGCGCCGTCACGGCGGGCGGCGCGGTGGCCGCGGCCACCGGCGGCGACGGCGCGACCGACACCGGGGGTGCCGTGGAGTTCCACGGTGTCCACCAGGCGGGCATCGCCACGCCCGTGCAGGACCGGCTGCACTTCGCCGCGTTCGACGTGAAGACCGACGACCGCGCCGAGTTCGTCCGGCTGCTGAAGGACTGGACGGCCGCCGCGCGCAAGATGACCGCCGGTGCCCCGGTCGGCGACGGCGCCTACGGCGGGCTGGCCGAGGCGCCGCCGGACGACACCGGCGAGGCGCTCGGCCTCAAGCCGTCCCGGCTGACGCTCACCATCGGCTTCGGGCCCACGCTGTTCGACCGGTTCGGGCTCAAGGACCGGCGTCCGGCGGCCCTGGTCGACCTGCCCCCCTTCCCCGGCGACAACCTGGACCGCTCGCGCACCGGCGGCGACCTGTGCGTCCAGGCGTGCGCGGACGACCCGCAGGTGGCGGTGCACGCGATCCGCAACCTGGCCCGGATCGGCTTCGGCAAGGTCGCCGTGCGCTGGTCCCAGCTCGGCTTCGGCAAGACCTCCTCCACCACGCCCGACGCCCAGACCCCGCGCAATCTGCTCGGGTTCAAGGACGGCACCCGCAACATCGCGGGCACCGAGACGGCGCGGCTGGACGAGCACGTGTGGGCCGGCGCCCAGGACGGCGGGGGCAAGGACGCCTGGATGAGCGGGGGTTCGTACCTCGTCGCCCGGCGCATCCGGATGAACATCGAGACCTGGGACCGCACCTCGCTCCAGGAGCAGGAGGACGTCTTCGGCCGGGACAAGGGCGAGGGCGCACCGGTCGGCAAGGCCAAGGAGCGGGACGAGCCGTTCCTGCCCGCGATGAAGCCGGACGCGCATGTGCGCCTGGCGCACCCCGACTCCAACGGCGGGATCACCATCCTGCGCCGCGGCTACTCCTTCACCGACGGCACCGACGGCCTGGGCCGCCTGGACGCGGGGCTGTTCTTCCTGGCCTACCAGCGCGACGTGCGCAAGGGCTTCGTCCCGCTCCAGCGCCGGCTGTCCGCGCACGACGCGCTCAACGAGTACATCCAGCACGTGGGTTCGGCGGTCTTCGCGATCCCGCCCGGCGTCCGCGACGCGAACGACTGGTGGGGGCGCACCCTGCTGTCCGAGGAGGCGTAGGTCCGTGTTCTCCAACTATCTGATCGGTCTGCGCGAGGGGCTGGAGGCCAGCCTCGTCGTGTGCATCCTGATCGCCTACCTGGTCAAGACCGGCCGCCGGGACGCCCTGCGGCCGATCTGGACGGGCATCGCCATCGCCATCGCGCTGGCCCTGGGCTTCGGCTGTGTGCTGGAGTTCGGCTCGCAGGAGATGACGTTCCAGGCGCAGGAGGCGCTCGGCGGCTCCCTGTCGGTGATCGCGGTCGGCCTGGTCACCTGGATGGTGTTCTGGATGCGGCGCACCGCCCGGCACCTGAAGGCGGAACTGCACGGCAAGCTGGACGCGGCGCTGGCGATGGGCACCGGGGCGCTGGTGGCCACCGCGTTCCTCGCGGTGGGCCGCGAGGGCCTGGAGACCGCGCTGTTCGTGTGGGCGTCCGTGCACGCCGCCTCCGACGGCACCCCGCGCCCGCTGATCGGCGTGGCCCTCGGCATCGCCACCGCGGTGCTGCTCGGCTGGCTGTTCTACCGCGGCGCCGTGCGCATCAACCTGGCCAAGTTCTTCACCTGGACCGGCGCCATGCTGGTCGTGGTCGCGGCCGGGGTGCTCGCCTACGGCTTCCACGACCTCCAGGAGGCCGACTGGCTGCCGGGCCTGACGAACCTCGCCTTCGACATCAGCGGCACCATCGAACCGGACAGCTGGTACGGCACGCTGCTCAAGGGCGTGTTCAACTTCCAGCCCGACCCGACCGTCCTCCAGGTCACGGTGTGGCTGCTGTACCTCGTCCCGGCGCTCACGCTGTTCTTCGCCCCGGTAGGGTTCGCCTCCGGGAAGGGGAAGGTGAAGGTAGCTGATGAGCAGGGTTCGCGGCCCTCGGAGGCTTCGCAGGCTTGAGCGGGCGGCCGTCCTGGCGGCCTCGGTGACCGCGCTGGCGCTGACGGCGAGCGGATGCGTGGTGGTGCACGGCGAGCGCGAACTGCTCCCGGGCGCCACCCGGGCCGAGGCCGCGACGGCACTGGCGCAGTTCACCGCCGCCTACAACAAGGCCGACCGGGCGTACGACAGTTCACTGGACGCGGACCGGGTCACCGGCGCGTTCGGCGCGATCGACGCGGCGCGGCTGAAGGCGGGCCGCGTCAACAGCCCCTCGGGCAACGCCGCGCACAGCCCGCTGACGCTGACGGACGCGAAGTTCACCATCCCCAAGAAGGCCGGCTGGCCGCGCTGGTTCCTCGCCGACGCCAAGGGCAACAAGGGCGGCGGCTCGCGCTGGCTGCTGGTGTTCACCCGGCACTCCCTCACCGGCACCTGGCAGGTGGCGTATCTGACGCTGGTGGCCCCGGACGCGGTGCCGAAGTTCCGGGTGGACGAGGGCGGCTGGGCGGAGGCCGTGCCCGCCGACTCCCCGGGCCTCGCCGCCGCGCCGAGCGGGCTGAGCCGCGCCTACGCCACGTATCTGAAGGACGGCGGCGACACCTTCGCCCCGGGCACGCACACCACGGCCTGGCGCGCGCTGCGCGCCAAGAACTCGGTCCGTCCGGGCCTCGCCACCCAGTACATCGACGAGCCGCTGAGCGGCGGCGACCACGCCCCGCTGGCGCTGCGCACCGCGGACGGCGGCGCGCTGGTGTTCTTCGCCACCCGCCACTTCCAGAAGCAGACGGCCGCCGCGGGCGCCTCGGTGCCCACCCCGAACAAGGACGTCCGCGCCCTCACCAAGGGCGAGATCAAGCAGTCCCTGACCATGGAGTTCGTCTCCGCCGAGGCCGCCCTCGACCCGGCGGCGGGTACGGGCTCCGGGTCCGGATCGGGCTCCGGGTCCGGCTCCGGCTCGGGCTCCGGGTCCGGCGGCGGGAAGGTCTCGGTCGTGGGGCGCGTGCAGGGGATGACGTCGGCGCAGGGCGGCTGAGGCGGGGCAGCCGACGCCGGGGGCCGGGGGCCGGCTGCCTCAGTGGCGCAGCGGCCAGGCCGGGGCCGGGTGGCCGGGCTCGTCCGCGGTGTGGCGGGCGCAGGCGTCGGTGAGGGTCTCCAGGAGGGTGAGCGGGTCCGGGAGGGGGTGCTCGGGGCCGTGCCCCGCGAGCCAGCGCACCGCGCGGTCCGCGTCACCGGGCAGCCGGGCCGGCGGGACCAGGACGTACGAGCCCCGGCAGTGCCAGCGCAGTCCGGGGTGTTCGTCCATGGTCTCCGGGTGGCAGTCCAGCTCGCACGGCCACCACTCGTCCTCGTCCTCGGGGGTGCCGCGGGTGAGGGTGAAGAACAGCATGCGCCCGTCGTCGCTCTCCGCGACCGGGCCCACCTCCACCCCGCCGAGCCGCAGCCGCTCCAGCGCCGCCCGCCCGGCCTCCAGCGGCACGTCCAGGACGTCGTGGGCCATGCCGGTGGCGGTGATGAAGTTCGCCTCGGGCTGGTGCCTGGCCCAGCGCTCGACCTGGGCGCGGTCGGTGGTGGACTGCGTCTGCCAGGCGAACGACACCGGGTGCCGGGCGGGGGTGGGACAGCCGACGCGGTCACAGGAACAGCCGTAGCCGATCCCCGGGTGCGCGGCGGGTGCGAGGGGCAGTCCCGCGCCGGCGGCGGCGAGCAGCAGGGCCTCCCGGCCGCCGTCCCCGGCGGGCTGCTTCGGGCGGCGTCCGCGCAGCCACTGGGAGATTTTGCCCTGCCGGCCGCTGTGACCGCCGAACTCCGCGCTCATCTATCCCCTCGCCTCGCTGTGTGGACAGCTTGCTCCGTGGCTCTCCATGGTCCCACCATCCTGCGCCTTCGGTGACCGGAGCCGGTATCCGGGGTCGGGGCAGGGCGTCTTCGCGGGGCTCACACGGCGCACGGGCCGGGGCTCACCCCGGCGCACGGCGGGTGTCCGGCAGGGGGTGCGGGTGTCCGGTACGGGGGCGCGGGCAGCGGTTCAGCGCGGGGCGAGTCCGTACAGCGCGTAGTCGACGAGGGTGTCGGTGTACGCGTAGGTGAGCAGGCCGGTGTGCTGGAGCCAGCGCTGGGCGACCGGGGAGACGAAGAGTTCCAGGGCGATGCGCGGGTCGATGTCGGGGCGTACGGCTCCGCTCTCCTGCGCGGAGCGCAGTCTGTGCACGTACAGCTGGAGCTGGGGTTCCAGCAGCCGGGCCACGAGTTCCCGGCTGAGCTGCTCGTTCACCAGTCCCTCGGCGGCGAGCGCGCGCGAGGGCGCCTCGAACCTCGGGTCGAGCAGCCCGTCGACGGTGGCGCGCAGCACGGCCTTCAGGTCGGCGGCGAGGTCGCCGGTGTCCGGGATGCTTCCCTGCGCCTCCGCCGCCCCGCCCAGTTTCTCCCCGCTCTGCCGCGCGCCCTGCTCGGCGAGGTCGAGGAAGGCGTCCAGGAGCACGTCGGCCTTCGACGTCCACCAGCGGTAGATGGTCTGCTTGCCGACGCCGGCCCGTGCGGCGATGCCCTCGATCGTGGTCCTTGGGTAGCCGTTCTCGGCGACCAGCGCGAGCGCGGCCTCGTAGATCGCCCGGCGCGACTTCTCGCTGCGGCGGGAGGCGTCGGGGGTGGGCTTCTTGACCATGCCGCGACGGTAGCAGGGGGCTGAGACGGGCCGTCTCGCCACCGGGCGTCCCGGGCGCCACCCGCGTGGGCGAAGGCGGCGGTCCGGCCCGCGCGCGGCGGCGGCGCCCGGCGCACCATGGCAGCGAGCGTCCCGCGGCCGAGCACGCGGGCACGCCGTCGCCGCGCCGACCCCGCGCCCGCCGTCTCCGAGGAGGCCGCCTTGGCCCGTCCCCGCCGCGCCACTGCCCGGCGCTACCTGATGTGCCCGCCCGTGCGCTTCGCCCACTCCGCCGCCGCCCGCACGCCCGGCGCGGGCACGGACCCGGCGGACGCTGCGGGCGCGGCCGACACCTCGGCGGCGCTCGCCCAGTGGGAGCGGCTGCGCGAGGTGTACCGGTCGCTCGGGCACACGGTGGAGGTGCTGGTCCCCGAGCCGGGTCTGCCGGACATGGTGTGCACGGCGGACGGCGCGCTCGTCGTGGACGGGCGGGTCCTCGGCGCCCGGTCCGCCCGGCCGCGCCGGGAGCGGGAGGAGGAGGCGCAGCTGCGCTGGTTCGCCGGGCACGGCTTCGCCCGGCTGCGCCTGCCCGAGCACGGCAACGCGGGCGAGGGCGACTTCGCGGTGACCGCCTCGTACCTGCTGGCCGGGCGCGGCTTCCGCGCCGGTCCGCTCGCCCACGGCGAGGCGCAGGAGTTCCTGGGCCGTCCCGTGATCGGCCTGGAACTGACCGACCCGCGCCGTCCCCGCCTCGGTCTCGCGCTGGCCGTCCTCGACGACGCGGCCGACGAGGTGGCGTACCACCCGCCCGCCTTCTCCCCCGGCAGCCGCGAGGTGCTGCGCCGCCTCTTCCCCGACGCCCTGCTCGTGGGCGAGGAG
The sequence above is drawn from the Streptomyces sp. SAT1 genome and encodes:
- a CDS encoding TetR/AcrR family transcriptional regulator, whose protein sequence is MVKKPTPDASRRSEKSRRAIYEAALALVAENGYPRTTIEGIAARAGVGKQTIYRWWTSKADVLLDAFLDLAEQGARQSGEKLGGAAEAQGSIPDTGDLAADLKAVLRATVDGLLDPRFEAPSRALAAEGLVNEQLSRELVARLLEPQLQLYVHRLRSAQESGAVRPDIDPRIALELFVSPVAQRWLQHTGLLTYAYTDTLVDYALYGLAPR
- a CDS encoding heme ABC transporter ATP-binding protein — protein: MKAVRGSVKRLRGRPRPPERPRAGQVLAEAEGLRVRLGAREVLRGVDVRVRAGEVLALVGPNGAGKSTLLGALAADLPAAAGVVRVHGRPVREWSAPELALRRAVLPQSAELSFPFPVAEVVRMGRAPHPASPAEDEAAVAAAMAATEVSAFAGRPFPALSGGERARVAFARVLAQHAPLLLLDEPTAALDLRHQELVLRLCRERAAAGDAVVVVLHDLGLAAAYAHRVAVLAAGRVAADGPPGEIFTGELLSRVYDQPVEVLPHPRTGAVLVTPRRHL
- a CDS encoding FecCD family ABC transporter permease, encoding MSAPALDGTAEEHGKSPSPSEKRDLAEPGAGRRGRPWLLTAGLLAALLVLVPVAAGLGAYPIPLGDVLSSVLHRAGLGGSGLDRVAESVLWNVRFPRIVLALLVGASLGCAGALMQGVFGNPLAEPGVIGVSSGAAVGAVASIALGIGFLGTWTVPVFAFAGGLGTASLVYVMARSGGRTEVVTLILTGIAVNAFAGALIGLFLFFADSAAVSQITFWQLGSLAQATWPKVLAVLPCAALGLGLAPLYSRRLDLLALGERPARHLGVDVERLRIVLVLVIALLTAAAVSVSGIIGFVGLVVPHLLRMAAGPGHRFLVPGSALLGALVLLAADLAARTVAAPAELPLGVLTALLGSPFFFWLLRRTRRRQGGWA
- a CDS encoding bifunctional DNA primase/polymerase; protein product: MSAEFGGHSGRQGKISQWLRGRRPKQPAGDGGREALLLAAAGAGLPLAPAAHPGIGYGCSCDRVGCPTPARHPVSFAWQTQSTTDRAQVERWARHQPEANFITATGMAHDVLDVPLEAGRAALERLRLGGVEVGPVAESDDGRMLFFTLTRGTPEDEDEWWPCELDCHPETMDEHPGLRWHCRGSYVLVPPARLPGDADRAVRWLAGHGPEHPLPDPLTLLETLTDACARHTADEPGHPAPAWPLRH
- the efeU gene encoding iron uptake transporter permease EfeU, which produces MFSNYLIGLREGLEASLVVCILIAYLVKTGRRDALRPIWTGIAIAIALALGFGCVLEFGSQEMTFQAQEALGGSLSVIAVGLVTWMVFWMRRTARHLKAELHGKLDAALAMGTGALVATAFLAVGREGLETALFVWASVHAASDGTPRPLIGVALGIATAVLLGWLFYRGAVRINLAKFFTWTGAMLVVVAAGVLAYGFHDLQEADWLPGLTNLAFDISGTIEPDSWYGTLLKGVFNFQPDPTVLQVTVWLLYLVPALTLFFAPVGFASGKGKVKVADEQGSRPSEASQA
- a CDS encoding heme/hemin ABC transporter substrate-binding protein, coding for MRTHLAGALLSVLALTLTATGCAGTAGASGTGGTGGATGPAGAVDDRVEPLTGVAAPRLPVTVDSADGRKVTVTGARRIVPLSGSLSEIVFTLGLGGRVVARDITATFAQARKLPVVTRNHDVSAESVLSLHPDLVVAEETSGPAEAMDQIRAAGVPVLVVKPAAGLADVGPRIHAVAAALGVPDAGERLTRRAQDRIEAVRGSIPAHADRPRVAFLYLRGSAAVYLIGGAKSGATSLIEAAGGIDAGAASGLDKDFTAITTEALAKAAPDAILVMSKGLASVGGVDGLVRIPGVAQTPAGMKRRVVSVEDGVLLNYGPRTDQVLRSIVGQLYGDGERR
- the efeO gene encoding iron uptake system protein EfeO encodes the protein MRAVRRSVVTAAAAAVALTAVTACTSKSDAADGDAIQVTAADSTCDTSAKTVPAGQVTLKIENKGSRATEVEILFPDDRIVSEKENIGPGTKYTLTAEVKAGSYEIACRPGMKGHGVRQKLTVTGKGAAAQRNPELDKPVAEYRQYAQDQADATVPLAEVFAKAIKAGDLEAAKKAYAPSRIGWERTEPVAESFGDIDPKTDTRADGLEQGQKWTGWHRLEKALWQDKKIGAEEKTLADQLVTDLKDWQQRVGKAEITPTSMANGAKELLDEVATGKVTGEEDRYSHTDLVDFKANVEGAQKAYELLEPVARKNDAALTGELDKQFAALDTVLDKYRKDKTSYDFVSYDTVGKEQRKELSDAVNALAEPLSKLAAAVVK
- a CDS encoding dimethylarginine dimethylaminohydrolase family protein, with amino-acid sequence MARPRRATARRYLMCPPVRFAHSAAARTPGAGTDPADAAGAADTSAALAQWERLREVYRSLGHTVEVLVPEPGLPDMVCTADGALVVDGRVLGARSARPRREREEEAQLRWFAGHGFARLRLPEHGNAGEGDFAVTASYLLAGRGFRAGPLAHGEAQEFLGRPVIGLELTDPRRPRLGLALAVLDDAADEVAYHPPAFSPGSREVLRRLFPDALLVGEEDAAAFALDAVGDGLHVVLPRTAAAGLDAALRERGFAPVGVEIGELRKAGGGVRRCSLELRG
- the efeB gene encoding iron uptake transporter deferrochelatase/peroxidase subunit → MAEEQERRPAPSRRALIGWGGAGLALGAVTAGGAVAAATGGDGATDTGGAVEFHGVHQAGIATPVQDRLHFAAFDVKTDDRAEFVRLLKDWTAAARKMTAGAPVGDGAYGGLAEAPPDDTGEALGLKPSRLTLTIGFGPTLFDRFGLKDRRPAALVDLPPFPGDNLDRSRTGGDLCVQACADDPQVAVHAIRNLARIGFGKVAVRWSQLGFGKTSSTTPDAQTPRNLLGFKDGTRNIAGTETARLDEHVWAGAQDGGGKDAWMSGGSYLVARRIRMNIETWDRTSLQEQEDVFGRDKGEGAPVGKAKERDEPFLPAMKPDAHVRLAHPDSNGGITILRRGYSFTDGTDGLGRLDAGLFFLAYQRDVRKGFVPLQRRLSAHDALNEYIQHVGSAVFAIPPGVRDANDWWGRTLLSEEA